A stretch of Flavobacterium sp. N1994 DNA encodes these proteins:
- a CDS encoding glycosyltransferase family 2 protein produces the protein MPFFSIIIPVFNKEPFVKKTLKSVLNQSFTDFEIIIVNDGSTDESEAKILSYNDPRIHYFSKLNEGVAIARNFGIEKAQGEFICFLDADDFWHPTFLSTMHSYIQKLPEQKVFATAIEIETNKKSITAQYSIPKISYFEIVNFFDASQKECVLWTSSIAIHKSVLRTVGNFDPIIKKCEDTELWIRIGLNYPIVFIWEILAKYVYDESSISRQWNYFFEPYTFNKYALLEKQNPKLKQYIDLNRFAAVIKCKLLSNYKLAEEIYSTIDLKSLPWKKRILLKMPAIILKILIQFQKFTTNIGLGNSVFR, from the coding sequence ATGCCATTTTTTTCGATAATTATTCCAGTTTTCAACAAAGAACCATTTGTTAAAAAAACATTGAAAAGTGTTTTAAACCAATCTTTTACTGATTTTGAAATTATTATTGTCAATGATGGTTCAACGGATGAAAGCGAAGCTAAAATTTTGTCTTATAACGATCCTAGAATTCATTATTTTTCAAAATTAAATGAAGGAGTAGCTATCGCAAGAAATTTTGGGATTGAAAAAGCACAAGGAGAATTCATCTGCTTTTTAGATGCCGATGATTTTTGGCATCCCACTTTTTTGTCCACCATGCATTCTTATATTCAAAAGCTACCAGAACAAAAAGTATTTGCTACCGCTATTGAAATTGAAACCAATAAAAAAAGTATTACTGCTCAATATTCCATTCCCAAAATATCCTATTTTGAAATTGTGAATTTCTTTGATGCCAGCCAAAAAGAATGTGTGTTATGGACATCAAGTATTGCAATACACAAAAGTGTCTTGAGGACTGTGGGAAATTTTGACCCGATAATTAAAAAATGTGAAGATACAGAGTTATGGATTCGTATTGGACTTAACTATCCTATCGTATTTATTTGGGAAATTTTGGCAAAATATGTGTATGATGAAAGTAGTATTTCTAGGCAATGGAATTACTTTTTTGAACCTTATACTTTCAATAAATACGCTTTATTAGAAAAGCAAAATCCCAAATTAAAACAATACATCGATTTGAATCGGTTTGCCGCGGTGATAAAGTGTAAACTCTTAAGTAATTACAAATTAGCTGAAGAAATTTATTCAACCATAGACTTGAAAAGTCTACCTTGGAAAAAAAGAATACTACTTAAAATGCCAGCAATTATATTGAAAATACTTATCCAATTTCAAAAATTCACAACCAATATTGGCTTAGGAAATTCGGTTTTTAGATAG
- a CDS encoding 2OG-Fe(II) oxygenase, with protein MTWDRVSLATLIFEKISSEKEQLKQRFSASQNGIGHLWLDDLLPDEIAENIAKVFPEPNQMVLKKSIRENKYIAAQMDLYNPLLEEIIYAFQDKRVVAVIGEICNVKHPIPDEYLYAGGISLMGSKQFLNPHLDNSHDKDRNLWRVLNLLYYVTPNWKEEYGGNLELWPNGLDQKPITIHSKFNRLAIMETHNNSLHSVSPVVFEGYRRCVSNYYFSDSPLLASDSFHVTSFRGRPENKLSDLILRTDTFLRMCLRKIFKKGIKENPHVYKKKEN; from the coding sequence ATGACATGGGATAGAGTTTCATTAGCCACCTTAATTTTTGAAAAAATTTCTTCAGAAAAAGAACAATTAAAACAACGGTTTTCTGCTTCTCAAAATGGTATAGGACATTTGTGGTTAGATGATTTGTTGCCAGATGAAATTGCAGAAAATATTGCAAAAGTATTTCCAGAACCGAATCAAATGGTCTTAAAAAAAAGCATCCGTGAAAACAAGTATATAGCCGCTCAAATGGATTTGTACAATCCGTTACTTGAAGAAATTATTTATGCGTTTCAAGACAAAAGAGTGGTTGCGGTTATAGGTGAAATTTGCAATGTTAAGCATCCTATTCCTGATGAATATTTATATGCTGGAGGTATTTCCTTAATGGGAAGCAAACAATTTCTCAATCCCCATTTAGACAATTCTCATGACAAAGACCGCAATTTATGGCGTGTGCTGAATTTATTGTACTATGTGACACCCAATTGGAAAGAAGAATACGGTGGTAACTTAGAACTTTGGCCTAATGGATTAGATCAGAAGCCCATCACAATTCATAGTAAATTCAATCGTTTGGCGATTATGGAGACCCATAATAATTCGTTGCATTCGGTTTCACCAGTAGTTTTTGAAGGGTATCGACGTTGTGTTTCTAATTATTATTTTTCTGATTCTCCTTTATTGGCTTCAGATAGCTTTCATGTGACTTCATTTCGTGGTAGACCTGAAAATAAATTATCTGATTTAATTTTGAGAACCGACACTTTTTTAAGAATGTGTTTGCGTAAAATTTTCAAAAAAGGCATCAAAGAAAATCCACACGTTTACAAGAAAAAAGAGAATTAA
- a CDS encoding ArnT family glycosyltransferase: MPSFFVKYKFHFLLILIGLLWISLFDFMTQMSSQGVMHSDSFNYQESAKNLYVFYRGHNYRPILMAAISGIPYLFGGSDESIFTFGFYVNLVCWLATSLLLFDILKKTIKPKNAFLFSLLYFFTVGNTAHVFHLLTETIYIFMFVLAFYFLLKYYEKHRFLWLSLALSVFVLSMLIKPGSKFLAIVFVVCFIKIIFKNYKSKASWFLYGSLFLVFIQCAGMKYQFGDFTVSYIDAPTYYGYIGSKAMCIKYGKEYSQINNPRADYIFSNESKNQKIIAAEDFKKQLQFNKINLLKAYFSDVIENTKSGNSCLYECKNLRRVNQSFFDVSKNVLFAITKWQNRLFTLVALLLSAYFLFNNYRKERVYFFMAFFITYIILLSGISCGQGDRFHLVTFPFMIVLLAKFLSERKQLKPFFEPLQK; this comes from the coding sequence ATGCCATCATTTTTTGTAAAATATAAATTTCATTTTCTCCTAATACTAATTGGGTTGCTTTGGATTTCTCTCTTTGATTTTATGACCCAAATGAGTAGTCAAGGCGTGATGCATTCTGATTCTTTCAACTATCAAGAGTCGGCCAAAAACTTATATGTTTTTTACAGAGGTCATAACTATCGGCCTATTTTAATGGCGGCAATTTCTGGAATTCCTTATCTATTTGGAGGTTCTGATGAAAGTATTTTTACCTTCGGTTTTTATGTTAATCTGGTTTGTTGGCTAGCCACTTCATTATTGCTGTTTGACATTTTAAAAAAAACGATCAAGCCAAAAAATGCTTTTCTTTTCTCGTTGCTATATTTCTTTACAGTGGGCAATACAGCACATGTTTTTCATTTGTTGACTGAGACGATTTATATTTTTATGTTTGTTTTGGCCTTTTACTTTTTGCTAAAATATTATGAGAAACACCGTTTTTTATGGCTTTCTTTAGCGTTAAGCGTATTCGTTTTAAGTATGCTAATTAAACCAGGTTCTAAGTTTTTGGCAATTGTTTTCGTGGTTTGTTTTATCAAAATTATTTTCAAAAATTACAAATCAAAAGCAAGTTGGTTTTTGTATGGTAGTTTGTTTTTGGTCTTTATTCAGTGTGCCGGAATGAAATACCAATTCGGAGATTTTACAGTTAGTTATATTGATGCCCCGACTTATTATGGCTATATTGGAAGTAAGGCTATGTGTATCAAGTATGGCAAAGAATACAGTCAAATAAATAACCCAAGAGCAGATTATATTTTTAGTAATGAATCTAAAAATCAAAAAATAATTGCGGCTGAGGATTTTAAAAAGCAATTGCAGTTTAATAAAATCAATTTGTTAAAGGCATATTTCTCAGATGTTATAGAGAATACTAAGAGTGGTAACAGTTGTCTTTATGAATGTAAAAATCTAAGAAGAGTAAATCAAAGTTTCTTTGATGTGTCAAAAAACGTATTATTTGCTATCACTAAATGGCAAAACCGACTTTTTACTTTAGTAGCCCTTCTGTTATCAGCTTACTTTTTATTTAATAATTACAGAAAGGAAAGAGTATACTTTTTTATGGCCTTTTTTATTACTTATATCATTTTGCTTTCGGGAATATCTTGTGGTCAAGGCGATAGATTTCACCTAGTGACTTTTCCTTTTATGATAGTGCTTTTGGCAAAATTTTTATCAGAAAGAAAACAACTTAAACCGTTTTTTGAACCACTTCAAAAATAG